One Burkholderia sp. 9120 genomic window, GAGGTCGGCGTCACCATGGGCGCCCGTCAAGCCCCAGAACACGCCCTTGGCATTCGCATCGTTGTGCGGCGTCCGTTCACCGCTCAGATACGGCAAGAACAACGGCGCGTTCTGCGCATCCGCCCTCTCCGCGCAACTGACCAGTTCGGCGACATCCTTCCCCAGCAACTCGGACAACCACGCCAGACTCGACGCCGCCGACAGAATCACACTCATCTGATGCCACCGCGCCGGCAAGCAATGACAGAACGCATGCACCGCCTGCGCGGGATTCGGTGCAAACCGATCGGTGCCGGCGAACAATACGCCCGACGTCCCCAACGACAGAAACGCGCTGCCCGCCTCGGCGACGCCCATGCCGATCGCGCTCGCCGCGTTATCGCCCGCCCCGCCGCACAGCGTCACCGAACCCGCAATGCCCCATTCGCGCCGCAAGCCGTCGTGCAACTGCGCGGCCGAGTCGCTGCCTTCCACCAGCCTCGGCATATGCTCGCGCGACAAGCCGGTCGCCGCGAGCATCCGGTCCGACCAGTCGCGTTTCGCAACATCGAGCCACAGCGTGCCCGACGCATCGGACATGTCGGAGACGAATTCGCCGCTGAGCCGCCACGCCACGTAATCCTTCGGCAGCAGCACCTTGTGCGCGGCGCGAAACACGGCCGGTTCGTACTTCGACAGCCACAGCAATTTCGGCGCGGTGAAACCCGGCATCGCCAGATTGCCGGTGATCGAACGCGATTCGGGCACCAGCGCTTCGAGTTCCACACACTCGGCAAACGCACGGGTGTCGTTCCACAGAATCGCCGGACGCAACACCTGTCCCGCGCGATCGAGCAAGGTCGCGCCATGCATCTGCCCGGACAAACCGATCCCGCGCAGCGCGGCAAAGGCGCCAGGATCGGCGGCCCGCACCTGTGCGATCGCATCGAGCGTGGCATGCCACCACGCCTGCGGACTCTGCTCGGACCAATGCGGATGAATATGCTCGACCTCGAGTCGCGCGCTACCGGTGGCGATCGTCGTCGACGCGTCGTCGGTGAGGAGTGTTTTTACCTCGGAGGTGCCGAGGTCGATGCCAAGGAAGGTCAAGAGTGTCGTCCTCGTTTGGGCAGCCTAACCGTCATGTCATGCAGACAGGAGCAAGGTCAAGCCGCGATCATGTGTTCGTTGAGCTGATGCAGCGTGCGAAATTTCGACGGCGGCATC contains:
- the xylB gene encoding xylulokinase; the protein is MTFLGIDLGTSEVKTLLTDDASTTIATGSARLEVEHIHPHWSEQSPQAWWHATLDAIAQVRAADPGAFAALRGIGLSGQMHGATLLDRAGQVLRPAILWNDTRAFAECVELEALVPESRSITGNLAMPGFTAPKLLWLSKYEPAVFRAAHKVLLPKDYVAWRLSGEFVSDMSDASGTLWLDVAKRDWSDRMLAATGLSREHMPRLVEGSDSAAQLHDGLRREWGIAGSVTLCGGAGDNAASAIGMGVAEAGSAFLSLGTSGVLFAGTDRFAPNPAQAVHAFCHCLPARWHQMSVILSAASSLAWLSELLGKDVAELVSCAERADAQNAPLFLPYLSGERTPHNDANAKGVFWGLTGAHGDADLAYSVMEGVAFAMADGYAALQGAGTSLETASFIGGGSRSRFWATLCATATGVAMRRHQGGDVGAALGAARLARLAVTKESVGLVCTAPETVEICEPDAAKRTLAEDRLARYRRIYAALKDEFAR